DNA sequence from the Vicia villosa cultivar HV-30 ecotype Madison, WI linkage group LG3, Vvil1.0, whole genome shotgun sequence genome:
TATGCTTTTGTATCATGACCTTGATATTTATTGTTTGTTAACATATATACTTATTAGGCATTgtatttattatgttatttgtatatgacataataaagtccttagaataattagttaattaatgacctattaagtgtgacttaatGGTGAGACCTCATTAAACACAAGGATGTTATTCTTAAAGTATATGTAGTCAAGCTATACTGTCAAATTGGACAACAATAATGCACAGAGACTATTATGTAAGTAGACAGATGACCGTATCTCACGGGTCATGGATATGAGATATCAAGTCTTCACATAGGtataaatattaggagtaatatttatactagatTGACCCACCACGATAATACTACATAATTTGTTAtgtaagtgtcataagttattctcatagtgATAGTGGTGTATACCACCCTTTAACCTGAAATCACTATGGACCCTAGATGTGGAATCAATTACTTTATTGCCAATCAAACGTTGTCCGTAAGAGGATAACCATAATGATGGTTGATGGGTATTTTACAAATCATgttgagggacatgagtgacctagatggGATTTGTCCCTCCTACATATACGGGAATAATATATGTGGGTCCCTTGATAGAGTATGACTGAAAATGCATGGTCGTGCTCAAATATGTCGATATCAGATATTTGGCttatttgttgttatcaagtatactCAGGGATCAAGGAATTAAATATTGGACTATACAAGGGTGAGACACTCTATgtcttgtgttcaatatagatataAGGGCAAAAGGATAATTATACACATGATCATTATCACAAAAAGGTTTTTTCATATCACACGACATTCTCGTCACTTGGGTAGCAATGATGTGTTGGTAGATACCACTCAatgtttataatattaaatagggGATTTAATATTATTGCCAACGTTACGAGAACCTACAGGGTCACATGAATAGAGTACTTATCGTGGAATGGATGAATAAATTAAGAGAAACTCTAACCCCACCCCTTGGATCTCTTATCCACCATGCGTGCTTCTAAAATTGCCCctctgcttccgtagatgtacgTCCGAAAGCACCTTTTTTTACATTTGCGTAAaaatgttccgtagatgcacatacggaaCACTTTGTAGGTACATTTACGGATAAACCCGTAACAAGTAAACCAGAAAAACAACATTTGTGATGATAAAAGCAACATTCATTGATTAAAAGCGGTCAGTATTACATCGATAACtccaaaagaaaattaaatattacatatcAATATCCTGGTGGACACTTTCCCATCTCTAAGATTTGCTTGACCGTTCTTTGGATCGTTGCTACAAACTCGAGTGggattttcttttcaaaaccttcatACATTTGCCACATTACAAAAACATCCGCTTGGTTATTGAGCTCAAAGTTGCTGTAAACGACGCTCCCTCCGTTGTCAAATGAAGGTGATCGATACTCGAGCTTCACAGCCTTCTGTTTGTGCTCATAATACGAAGGAGCCCGTGTAGTCGAGTTGTCATTCGGCGTAGGCTTCAATTTCTTCGGAGCACCCTTTGTCTTAGCTGGTTGAAAAGGAGGTTTCATATTGGTTGTTTCGGGATATCCAATCTTCCGCTATTGTTCTTTGATGTGGATTTTCATGTTGTCATCGGCCTATGAAAACCCCTCTTGCATCGCTTCCAATTCGGAAGTAATAGAGATATTCGATTTTTCTCCTTTaatgcaaccatcatcatcaaaactaaatctTTTCTAATGACGGAtaatgtaatacggtgggagaactgaattTTTTGGGTTTTTATCCAAATGTGCGGATAGCTAGAGTCGGCGGGTAATGTAATTTGGTGGAAGAACCGACTTTTCTTTTATCCAATAAGGAAAGGCTGAAAAGAACGGGAAAGACCTTgatagattttgagttcggggggtaagttatacaaagggaaggtattagcaccctttgtatccatggttatccatgggctcttaaattTTTAGCTCACTTTACTTGCTttttgaaaagtagtgtgtgtttagaaaatatttcgTAAAAGTTTaactttataataatttttttttgaaataaaagattatatatatttcaaaatgtCAATTACAAACAAGAGACCGAAGTCCCACTAAAACAAATAGTTACATCATTAGCAAAGCTAGCCTTTTCTATATTTTTGGTGTACCCACCCTCTATAAGAAATAACATCAATGATGTTCTTGGTTATGCTCATACTATCCGAATTATTCCCAAATATGACAGCATTTCTATAACACCATACTTCATAGATTGTCTCAGCTATGCATATTTTCAGAATACCAGCTAGACTGATTTTGTTTTTAGTATCGCTCTTTATCCATTCAAGCTCATGCTCCCAACGTTGAGGTTGATGGTTGATACCCAGCCATCCAAGGACCtctttccaaatcttgtttgtctCACTGCATTCAAACAGTAGATGGTCTATGGTTTCAACTTTCACTTTACATTGCACACAAGTATCTTCATGAATGAAGCCAAATCTTTTTAACCTGGCTTTTGTGGCTAAACGACCATGGTATGATAAACATAAGTATAAAATAGCTCTAGGCCTCGCATAATTCTTTTGAATCATGTGTTTCCAATTAACCTCAACAACCACATCCATAGCTCTATCATACACCTTCTTCATGGAAAATCTACTGTTAACCTGCATTTGATCCCATAAAGGTTGATAGTAATGAATGTCTTCCCTGACAGCCATGATAGCCTTCAACATCTAAGTAGTAGTTATACTCACTTGAGCATCTTAGAGACTCTTATTTTCTAGAAAATAACCATGGACCCAACACACCCACAAATTATCTCTCTTCATATTAATGTTCCAAAGACATTTCAGCATTGCAATTCTATTCCAGACTTCCAATTTATGATGTTAAGACCACCCTTCCTTACAGGGCTACACATTGTTTTCCAAGCGACATGGCTCTTTCTACTTTTCTCTTTACCAGCCCATATAAAAGCTTTGCATATAGAGTCAATCTTGTGAATCACACCTTTGGGAATAGGGAAACAATTCATCCAATATTGGGCTACTACAGTGGTCACACTTTTAACCAACTCGATACGACCTGCAGTACTAAGCAACTTGGCTGTCTAGTGTCTTACCTTACCAACAATTTTCTCAATCAGAGGCTGGTATTGTGCTATGCTTAGCTTCTTACAAGTTAAGGGAATACCTAGGTATCTTACAGGAAGGCTTCCAACACTGAATCCTAGAAGGCTTCTGATTTTTCTCATTGTTTCTTCATCCAAGCCACTGCAAAACATCTTGCATTTGTGAGGATTCACTTGCAGACCCGTGGATTCTGAAAACTCCTTGAAAGTTGTAAGGAGAAGCTCAACAGAATGGTAATCACCCCTACTAAACAACAAAACATCATCTGCAAAAGCAAAATAAGTTAGACCAATCTTTTCACACTTACTATAATGGTTGAAATCAGGATTTTGTTGCATCTTGCACATAAttttgttcatatattccatcaaGATGACAAAGAGCAAGGGGGAAATGGGATCCCCTTGCCTAATGCCTCTTTTGGCTTCCATGAATTTTGTAAATTCTCCATTAACATTAAATCTATAAGTCACAGAAGTTTTAGCAGCCATGATCCATTGTATGAATTTAGTAGGAATACCTATCTCATGAAGAACACAACTCAGAGCTGTCCAATCAATCATATCATAAGCTTTCTGTAAATCTAACTGAAACATACATCTAAGGGTGCCCCCTTTTCTACCATAGCCTTTCAGCAGTTCAAAAGCTAagaaaatatggttttgaatactCTGTCTAGGCACAAAAGCTGCCTGGCTTTGGTGAATTACTTCAAGCAGGACATCCCCTAATCTTTTAGTTAAAATCCTGGAGATTATTTTATAGAAAACAGTGCAACCAGTTATATGCCTAAATTCCTTAACAGTCTTAGCAGCATCAATCTTTGGGATAAGAGTTATAATAGTACTATTGAAGGCTTTAGTGATCATACCTTTTTGAAAGAACTCCTGGATGGCTCTCATGACATCATCTTTTATTATATGCCAACTAGCTTTGTAGAACTTTGCTCCAAACCCATCAATGCCTTGAGATTTTAAGTCACCAATTCCTTGGAGggcatcttcaatttctttctcagTGACCTGAGCAGTACGAGCATTACCTTGCATTTGATTCAACTGCTTCCCATTCCTCATAGCATCAATATCAACCATTTTAAGATGATTAGCTCTACTTCCCATCAGACTTTTATAGAATTGCAATACCTCAGTTTTGATATCCTCATGATTGGTAATCGCAGTGCCATCCTCTTTATATAATATGTCCATACTCTTACGTTTGCTTCTGGTTTTGATGGAAGCATAGAAGTAAGCACTGTTGCTGTCTCCCAATCTCAGCCAGTCAATTTTTGCTTTTTGCATCAACACCTTCTCTTCAAGAGTATGCCATCTTATAAGATCCTCTATACATTGCTTCACTTGGTCAATGCAATTACTATTCATCATATTTAGATTAAGGTCATGCTGGGCTTTTTCCAACTCAATTCTAGCCTTTTCCATTTGAGCCTTCATTTGGCGTATATTTTTACTAAACTGAGTCAAGACTGGCTTTAACCTTTGCATTTTTCTCCAGAGCACATACATAGCAGTCTCCTGTATAGGTAGTGTCCAACTAGTTCTTACCACTTCATCATAACCATTCAAAGAAGTAATACAGTTATAAAATTTGAATCTCCTATTTCGAGTGAAATTGCAAACTTTATCTTCTATACTCAAAAGGGTATGATCATATACACTTGCTGGAAGGCACTTAAATTGACTCTCAATTCTATATTGAAACCAATAAGTATTACCAAGGACATGATCAATACGCGAATAAATGGTCCCTGTGCAATGCTTATTATTCCATGTGAAGTAATCTCCTATACTTTCCATTTCACTCAGTCCAGTTCTAGTCATCATGTCATGAAGATCAGAATACTCTGCCTTTATCACAAGTCTACCTCTAATTATATCCTGGGCTGACATCAAATTATTAAAATCACCCATAATGCGCCATGGCCCCATATTTGCATTTTGAAATCTCTCAATGGTACTCAAGAGACTTCTCCTTTAGACTAAATGATTCTGCATAAACAGCAGTTAGCCAGAACTTGAAACCTCCATACTGATCATACATACCACAATGTATAATTTGGTCAATACTATTTAAAAGATTAATATCCAATCTAGCTTCATTCCAAGTAATCCATATTCTACCATTAGCATGCCTATCATAATTGTCAAGATAGTTATCATACAATTGCAGGTGATCTTTAACTCTCTTGGCCTTAGACAATTTGACTCTAGTTTCTAAGAGAATCATGATATCAGGTTTAAGCCTATGGAGATGGGAGCTTATCTCACGTAGCTTACCTGAATTATAAATCCCCCTAACATTCCATGAGGCTAACATGGATCCCTTTCCCTGGCTACTAGAGGTTCACTTAAAGCCTCAAAAGCCTCAAAACCATTCATACAATTTACTTCAGATGTATTACCAATGAACATGATTCTCTTACCTCTATCTTTGATAGCTTTCACTCTTGTCCATTCTTCAACATTATGTTCATGGTGTTCGGTAGTAGTCCTGATCACATCTTCCTTAGGAGTCTCAATAGTGGGTTATATCTCCACAGGAGGATTTGGCTTAGGCTTCCATATCCTTTCCTTCTTCTTGACAGGGTCCTTGCAGCTATGTCTTATGCATTTACATCTTTCACAATACATAGGTCGCCATTCATACTCCACTTGTTGGTTAAGTTTTTTGCCTTCATATTCTTTTATAGATATTTCCTTTACCAGTTCCTTGGTGATGTCAACTTCAACTAGGATGCAGGCATAACATACTCTAAACATGCTCGCTGTGCATTCGTCCGTTACCAAAGGTACTCCGAGTGCACTACCTATTTTACTCAGACTCTTCGCCCCTCATAGGTATATAGGGAGTTGAGGAAGCTTTACCCATATAGGTAGAGTACGCAACATATCTCCTTTTAGGTTGAAATCCGGTTTCCATTCCATCAGGAGCAAAGGGATATTTCGCAATGTGTAAGGTCCCTTCATCAGTACTTCATCCTTATCAGCGTGTGATTGGAATCTGAGGATGAAATATCCCTCGTCATTGTAGTATAGATCAGGAAATTTGATGAAGTTCCATGTCTTCTGCAGACAGTTCTTCACCATGTTCATGCTTAGATCTTCTCCAAACGCATACATGATGAGTGAAGATTCCTAGAACAAGATTTCAGACTCGATATCTTCTGCCACAATATCAATTTCCACTGTTCCATCAATCAGCATTGGTGCTACAAATTGAATCGCGAGTCCTTTTGTTTGATTTCTATTCTCCGATAGAACATCCACCCAAAGTTTTCACGGTCTGCATTCCTTCTTCTTCCCATTATCTAGGGTTTGAACATCCCTAGGGTTGCTTTGCTCTTCTTCCTCTATCACAGGTTCCTCTTGTATCGGTTTAATTGGTGGGGTTGTGTTCTTCTTCACCGTAGAGTGCGATGATAATGAAGTTAGGGGTGGCGGTGGTGCCAAAATTGGCCTCCCACGTCCTCGTTTCCCTTTCGCTCCCATCTTTTTCTTTAAAAACtatgaatgtatacaaagtgttttttttaatgttagtGTTAACTTTAT
Encoded proteins:
- the LOC131659173 gene encoding uncharacterized protein LOC131659173, whose translation is MAVREDIHYYQPLWDQMQVNSRFSMKKVYDRAMDVVVEVNWKHMIQKNYARPRAILYLCLSYHGRLATKARLKRFGFIHEDTCVQCKVKVETIDHLLFECSETNKIWKEVLGWLGINHQPQRWEHELEWIKSDTKNKISLAGILKICIAETIYEVWCYRNAVIFGNNSDSMSITKNIIDVISYRGWVHQKYRKG